Proteins from a genomic interval of Procambarus clarkii isolate CNS0578487 chromosome 45, FALCON_Pclarkii_2.0, whole genome shotgun sequence:
- the LOC138350291 gene encoding cytadherence high molecular weight protein 3-like, which produces MSPDVEMSPDVEISPDVEISPDVEISPDVEISPDVEMSPDVEMSPDVEMSPDVEMSPDVEMSPDVEMSPDVEMSPDVEISPDVEMSPDVEMSPDVEMSPDVEMSPDVEMSPDVEMSPDVEMSPDVEMSPDVEMSPDVEMSPDVEMSPDVEMSPDVEMSPDVEMSPDVEMSPDVEMSPDVEMSPDVEMSPDVEMSPDVEMSPDVEMSPDVEMSPDVEMSPDVEMSPDVPVCRASGSRRTLKTLFRHAPGIPR; this is translated from the coding sequence ATGTCCCCAGATGTTGAGATGTCCCCAGATGTTGAGATATCCCCAGATGTTGAGATATCCCCAGATGTTGAGATATCCCCAGATGTTGAGATATCCCCAGATGTTGAGATGTCCCCAGATGTTGAGATGTCCCCAGATGTTGAGATGTCCCCAGATGTTGAGATGTCCCCAGATGTTGAGATGTCCCCAGATGTTGAGATGTCCCCAGATGTTGAGATGTCCCCAGATGTTGAGATATCCCCAGATGTTGAGATGTCCCCAGATGTTGAGATGTCCCCAGATGTTGAGATGTCCCCAGATGTTGAGATGTCCCCAGATGTTGAGATGTCCCCAGATGTTGAGATGTCCCCAGATGTTGAGATGTCCCCAGATGTTGAGATGTCCCCAGATGTTGAGATGTCCCCAGATGTTGAGATGTCCCCAGATGTTGAGATGTCCCCAGATGTTGAGATGTCCCCAGATGTTGAGATGTCCCCAGATGTTGAGATGTCCCCAGATGTTGAGATGTCCCCAGATGTTGAGATGTCCCCAGATGTTGAGATGTCCCCAGATGTTGAGATGTCCCCAGATGTTGAGATGTCCCCAGATGTTGAGATGTCCCCAGATGTTGAGATGTCCCCAGATGTTGAGATGTCCCCAGATGTTGAGATGTCCCCAGATGTTGAGATGTCCCCAGATGTTCCGGTATGTCGAGcctcagggagtagaagaactctcaaaaCCCTCTTCAGGCATGCTCCTGGCATCCCGCGTTGA